The Amycolatopsis sp. 195334CR genome window below encodes:
- a CDS encoding BTAD domain-containing putative transcriptional regulator codes for MVSRTASARTARLLGRAGRGLLAGILLAALVAGLPAALILGVGWPLPDRLPSLDEVGSVLMAPMSSRFLLDTLACLAWGLWLVFVIDVAACAAEVARGARWPELRRHTGPVRRVAAGLVGALLITVLGRTATAAPITPADAARPAGHAPAVATAPAAATPATSERPTPSLRTTEPGTERARPPENGVHDSLWRIAQRCLGDGDRWPQIWALNEGSTQPGGRVLTNPHRIHPGDTLRLPATDALSSPPAPPGPEGLTPLPSPPATEPPSPAPPSTSMSPPSAPAPATAPTARPAHHAAGEPPAGAVTWGSGEVFVSLGLAAAVSALLVLARRRRYARYRPGSGRRGDDLPVAPVVYQLRLAHLRTQRHDDDLELDTETADAATCEAHPRAPAGSASPPRSRTGTPERADTASDTRLRVLTPRTRRVIGAATSTGRPAGPETPPSVVDIALDATTPATDGGETAASVAGPSSQIALDLARVHGLGLVGPGGYAAARALLLTLLTTAADTPAPRVLIPAADLGRLLGVPYPATATPEAITVVADLDSALADLDTPAHRPAVLITAPPRETGQQARLQQMLDNHGQHGLAALLLGQWRPGVTVYVTASGVISATDPGLGEPLRGTRAFTLPATATRDVLDLLRTAQPHHDDGESEDAGPHSITPAPPHAAAPPSHENTGGGPDRLEITAEAPAPEPAGHSDPGGPPRPGGANTAPGIPVPLALTVFGAPALHWRPNPARPEIEPRDLSGALSSRPVELLVFLAVHPSGVSRNAIVDALWPDEPPRNPASVLRTVLSRIRRALDHATGGAVGELVLAEHGQYRLDPAVVEVDYWAFADAVTRRRATIAPVQRTDAYEAIVAHYGGPLAEGLDAEWLVAAREATRRDALDAVAALARARVEADPDYTLDLLETARAFDPHNELLYRDIMRLQHTLGRHDAISRTLTLLRTRLTEVDTTPTADTIDLAQRLRARDTGIPVDEFSRTTAP; via the coding sequence ATGGTCAGCCGTACGGCGAGCGCGCGTACCGCGCGGTTGCTGGGCCGGGCGGGGCGTGGACTGCTCGCGGGCATCCTGCTCGCCGCGCTCGTGGCAGGGCTTCCGGCGGCGTTGATTCTTGGTGTGGGCTGGCCGTTGCCGGACCGGCTGCCGAGCCTGGATGAGGTCGGCTCTGTGCTGATGGCGCCGATGTCGAGCCGGTTCCTGCTCGACACGCTCGCCTGCCTGGCATGGGGGTTGTGGCTGGTCTTCGTGATCGACGTCGCCGCCTGCGCGGCCGAGGTGGCCCGGGGCGCCCGGTGGCCGGAACTGCGACGGCACACGGGCCCGGTGCGGCGCGTGGCGGCCGGGCTCGTCGGCGCCCTGCTGATCACGGTGCTGGGCCGCACCGCCACCGCCGCACCCATCACCCCCGCTGACGCGGCCCGTCCGGCTGGCCACGCCCCGGCGGTCGCGACCGCCCCCGCCGCGGCCACACCGGCCACCAGCGAGCGCCCTACGCCGTCCCTACGCACGACCGAACCCGGGACCGAACGCGCCAGGCCACCGGAGAACGGGGTGCACGACTCCCTGTGGCGGATCGCGCAGCGCTGCCTCGGCGACGGGGATCGCTGGCCACAGATCTGGGCCCTCAACGAGGGCAGCACCCAGCCCGGCGGACGGGTGCTGACCAACCCACATCGAATCCACCCCGGCGACACCCTCCGCCTCCCCGCGACCGACGCTCTTTCCTCGCCGCCTGCGCCACCAGGCCCCGAAGGATTAACACCGCTGCCATCGCCTCCCGCCACCGAACCACCATCCCCAGCTCCGCCGAGCACGTCCATGTCGCCGCCCTCAGCGCCTGCCCCGGCCACCGCACCGACCGCGCGACCCGCTCACCACGCGGCAGGCGAACCGCCCGCGGGCGCGGTGACCTGGGGCAGCGGCGAGGTGTTCGTCAGCCTCGGTCTGGCAGCGGCGGTCAGTGCCCTGCTCGTGCTCGCGCGACGGCGCCGCTACGCGCGCTACCGGCCCGGCAGCGGCCGGCGCGGCGATGACCTGCCCGTCGCGCCGGTGGTCTACCAGCTGCGCCTGGCCCACCTGCGCACTCAGCGCCACGACGACGACCTCGAACTGGACACCGAGACCGCCGATGCGGCCACCTGCGAGGCGCATCCTCGTGCGCCCGCCGGTTCCGCCTCGCCACCACGATCACGCACCGGCACGCCGGAGCGCGCGGACACCGCGAGCGACACCCGGCTGCGGGTTCTCACACCCCGCACCCGCCGCGTGATCGGCGCCGCCACGTCCACCGGCCGCCCCGCCGGGCCGGAGACGCCCCCGTCCGTAGTCGACATCGCGCTCGACGCGACTACTCCCGCCACTGACGGCGGTGAGACCGCCGCGTCTGTGGCAGGCCCGAGCAGCCAGATCGCCCTCGACCTGGCCCGCGTGCACGGCCTCGGCCTGGTCGGGCCCGGTGGCTACGCCGCAGCCCGCGCCCTGCTGCTCACCCTCCTCACCACCGCGGCGGACACGCCGGCGCCGAGAGTGCTCATTCCCGCCGCGGACCTGGGGCGCCTACTCGGCGTGCCCTACCCGGCCACCGCCACGCCGGAGGCGATCACCGTCGTGGCCGATCTGGACAGCGCCCTAGCCGACCTCGACACCCCAGCGCACCGGCCTGCCGTCCTGATCACGGCCCCGCCGCGCGAAACGGGGCAGCAGGCTCGACTGCAGCAGATGCTCGACAATCACGGCCAGCACGGGCTCGCCGCGCTGCTGCTGGGTCAATGGCGCCCCGGAGTGACCGTCTACGTCACCGCCTCCGGGGTCATCTCCGCGACCGACCCGGGGCTCGGCGAACCGCTGCGCGGCACCCGCGCCTTCACCCTGCCCGCGACCGCGACCCGCGACGTGCTCGACCTCCTGCGCACCGCCCAGCCGCACCACGACGACGGCGAGAGCGAGGACGCCGGCCCTCACAGCATCACCCCCGCGCCACCGCACGCAGCCGCCCCGCCCTCGCATGAGAACACCGGAGGCGGCCCGGATCGCCTGGAGATCACGGCGGAAGCCCCGGCACCGGAACCAGCCGGGCACAGTGACCCTGGCGGCCCGCCGCGCCCAGGAGGGGCGAACACGGCCCCGGGGATACCGGTGCCGCTGGCGCTGACGGTCTTCGGCGCCCCGGCCCTGCACTGGCGACCCAACCCGGCACGCCCCGAGATCGAACCGCGCGATCTGTCCGGCGCACTGAGCAGCCGCCCGGTCGAACTGTTGGTGTTTCTCGCCGTGCATCCCAGCGGGGTGTCGCGGAACGCGATTGTGGACGCCCTGTGGCCCGACGAACCGCCCCGCAATCCCGCCAGCGTGCTGCGCACCGTCCTGTCCCGGATCCGCCGCGCCCTTGATCACGCGACCGGCGGTGCCGTCGGCGAGCTCGTGCTGGCCGAGCACGGCCAGTACCGGCTCGACCCGGCCGTGGTGGAGGTGGACTATTGGGCCTTCGCCGACGCGGTCACCCGCCGACGCGCCACAATCGCGCCCGTGCAGCGCACCGACGCCTACGAGGCGATCGTGGCGCACTACGGCGGCCCCCTGGCCGAGGGCCTGGACGCCGAGTGGCTCGTCGCCGCCCGGGAAGCGACCCGCCGCGACGCCCTCGACGCCGTGGCCGCGCTCGCCCGCGCCCGCGTCGAGGCCGACCCGGACTACACCCTGGATCTGCTGGAAACCGCGCGCGCGTTCGACCCGCACAACGAGCTGCTCTACCGCGACATCATGCGCCTGCAACACACACTCGGCCGGCACGACGCCATCTCCCGCACCCTGACCCTCCTGCGCACCCGCCTGACCGAAGTCGACACCACACCCACCGCGGACACCATCGACCTCGCCCAGCGGCTGCGCGCCCGCGACACCGGGATCCCGGTCGACGAATTCTCCCGAACCACGGCGCCATGA
- a CDS encoding TadE/TadG family type IV pilus assembly protein: MTGRGPRASAAWWRWWVAERGSVTAEVVLVTPILVLLLVFLAVVVHRGVDARLRLDDAAHQAARAATLHRSTPAATAAARDTAGAALARAGLVCQGVATTMSGSLVPSGTVTVRVRCTVDFGQALLLGVPGGKALESTASEVVDTYRSSPQGTGA; the protein is encoded by the coding sequence GTGACCGGGCGCGGGCCGAGGGCGAGTGCGGCGTGGTGGCGGTGGTGGGTCGCCGAGCGCGGCTCGGTGACCGCCGAGGTCGTTCTCGTGACACCGATCCTGGTCCTGCTGCTGGTGTTCCTCGCGGTCGTGGTGCACCGGGGCGTCGATGCCCGGCTGCGGCTCGACGACGCCGCGCACCAGGCCGCCCGCGCCGCCACCCTGCACCGCAGCACCCCGGCCGCCACCGCCGCCGCCCGCGACACCGCCGGCGCCGCACTCGCCCGTGCCGGACTGGTCTGCCAGGGCGTGGCCACCACGATGTCCGGCTCGCTCGTTCCCTCTGGGACCGTCACCGTGCGGGTGCGCTGCACCGTCGACTTCGGCCAGGCGCTGCTGCTCGGTGTCCCCGGCGGGAAAGCCCTGGAGTCGACCGCCAGCGAAGTCGTCGACACCTACCGGTCCTCGCCTCAGGGCACGGGTGCCTGA
- a CDS encoding TadE/TadG family type IV pilus assembly protein translates to MPTRAARDRAGALAERVRRALHGDRGEVTVELVIATPLLLLALLAIIQFAVWSHATHVAQAAASQALAAARTHDGTASAGHTAGQRLLADLATGPLCDPHLTVSRGATAVSVSIRGEATAVLPGVHLHVHAEASGEVERFVPDTAS, encoded by the coding sequence ATGCCCACCCGAGCCGCCCGCGATCGTGCCGGCGCGCTGGCCGAGCGTGTCCGGCGCGCGCTGCACGGAGACCGGGGCGAGGTCACCGTGGAGTTGGTGATCGCGACCCCGTTGTTGCTGCTGGCGTTGCTGGCGATCATCCAGTTCGCCGTGTGGTCGCACGCCACCCACGTCGCCCAGGCCGCCGCGTCCCAGGCCTTGGCCGCCGCCCGCACCCACGACGGCACCGCCAGCGCCGGGCACACCGCCGGGCAGCGCCTGCTCGCCGACCTCGCCACCGGGCCCCTGTGCGATCCCCACCTCACCGTGTCCCGCGGCGCGACCGCGGTGTCGGTGAGTATCCGTGGCGAGGCCACCGCGGTGCTGCCCGGCGTGCACCTGCACGTGCACGCCGAAGCCTCCGGTGAGGTTGAACGTTTCGTGCCGGACACAGCGTCGTAA
- a CDS encoding type II secretion system F family protein, giving the protein MIPALLFGAGVGAGLWLLLTWALPPAPALSDRLAQLSSRPPATPIVLAADAAWVRRWGRIFVPGLRMLGLPGATIEADLRVTGRGVDTHLASKALLAVAGLLAPWLLHALLAVGGFSLGGEVSLLAGLMLAAVGFLTPDLDVRAKATRLRREFRDVLSAFLDLVWITLAGGAGVEAALVDAAAVGSGPAVAKIRRALHTAQLTRTTPWNTLRQLGEELDIAELSELAASISLAGTEGARVRASLAAKAQALRTHQVTDAEADAQAATERMALPVTLLFLGFLGFIAYPAVIQVLNGL; this is encoded by the coding sequence ATGATCCCCGCCCTGCTGTTCGGCGCCGGGGTCGGAGCTGGTCTGTGGTTGCTGCTGACCTGGGCCCTGCCACCGGCACCAGCACTCAGCGACCGGCTCGCCCAGCTCAGCTCGCGGCCACCGGCCACACCGATCGTCCTCGCGGCGGACGCCGCCTGGGTCCGCCGCTGGGGCCGGATATTCGTCCCCGGTCTCCGCATGCTCGGTCTGCCCGGCGCGACGATCGAGGCCGATCTGCGGGTCACCGGCCGCGGCGTGGATACCCACCTGGCGTCGAAAGCGCTGCTCGCCGTGGCCGGGTTGCTGGCGCCGTGGCTGCTGCACGCCCTGCTCGCCGTGGGCGGGTTCTCGCTCGGGGGCGAAGTGTCTCTGCTGGCCGGGCTTATGCTCGCCGCCGTCGGCTTCCTGACCCCGGATCTCGACGTCCGGGCCAAGGCCACTCGACTGCGGCGCGAGTTCCGCGACGTTCTCTCCGCGTTCCTCGATCTGGTGTGGATCACCCTGGCCGGGGGTGCCGGGGTCGAGGCCGCCCTCGTCGACGCCGCGGCCGTCGGAAGCGGTCCGGCCGTCGCCAAGATCCGCCGCGCCCTGCACACCGCGCAACTGACCCGCACCACCCCGTGGAACACGCTGCGCCAACTCGGCGAGGAACTCGACATCGCCGAACTGTCCGAACTCGCCGCCTCGATCTCGCTGGCAGGCACCGAAGGCGCCCGGGTGCGTGCCTCGCTGGCCGCGAAAGCGCAAGCCCTGCGGACCCACCAGGTCACCGACGCCGAAGCCGACGCCCAGGCCGCCACCGAACGCATGGCTCTGCCGGTCACGTTGCTGTTCCTCGGCTTCCTCGGATTCATCGCCTACCCCGCGGTAATCCAAGTCCTCAATGGACTCTAG
- a CDS encoding type II secretion system F family protein: MSLDTTTIFAAALGLGAAAGVLLVVAAWRRPAAVSSPSRPRTWARAARGQAGDRRALLRLVVAVGAGVLTGAVTGWIVGAVLAAAAVWFLPRMVGPDRAHRRRVARIEAIASWTEMLRDVLSAAAGLEQAILATAPLAPAAIRGEVATLAARLESGQRLPPALRTLARELDDPTADLVLAALVLAAEHQARQLGDLLGSLATTARGQAAMRMRVETGRARTRTSVRVIVATTLAFAAGVVLFNRAYLDVYNTATGQLVLLGIGGLFAGGFAWLARIATSGGQPRVLALDAPDLTRTPDGDAVTAGGGERS; this comes from the coding sequence ATGAGCCTCGACACCACCACCATTTTTGCCGCCGCGCTCGGTCTCGGTGCCGCCGCCGGCGTACTGCTGGTCGTGGCCGCCTGGCGCCGGCCCGCGGCGGTGTCGTCGCCCTCGCGTCCTCGCACGTGGGCTCGCGCCGCGCGCGGCCAGGCCGGCGACCGGCGTGCTCTGCTGCGCCTGGTCGTGGCGGTCGGCGCGGGCGTGCTGACCGGGGCCGTGACCGGGTGGATCGTCGGCGCGGTGCTGGCCGCAGCGGCGGTGTGGTTCCTGCCCCGGATGGTCGGCCCGGACCGCGCCCACCGGCGGCGGGTCGCGCGGATCGAGGCGATCGCGTCGTGGACGGAGATGCTGCGCGACGTCCTGTCCGCCGCGGCCGGGCTCGAGCAAGCCATTCTCGCCACCGCTCCACTCGCGCCGGCGGCGATCCGCGGCGAGGTCGCCACGCTGGCCGCGAGGCTGGAAAGCGGGCAGCGCCTGCCGCCGGCGCTGCGAACGCTGGCGCGCGAGCTGGACGACCCAACCGCGGACCTCGTCCTCGCCGCCCTCGTCCTCGCCGCCGAGCACCAGGCCCGCCAGCTCGGCGACCTGCTCGGCTCCCTGGCCACCACCGCCCGCGGACAGGCCGCGATGCGCATGCGGGTGGAAACCGGCCGCGCCCGGACCCGCACGTCGGTGCGGGTCATCGTCGCCACCACCCTCGCCTTCGCCGCCGGGGTCGTGCTGTTCAACCGCGCCTACCTCGACGTCTACAACACCGCCACCGGCCAGCTCGTCCTGCTGGGCATCGGCGGCCTGTTCGCCGGCGGGTTCGCTTGGCTCGCCCGGATTGCCACCAGCGGCGGACAGCCGCGGGTGCTCGCGCTCGACGCCCCGGACCTGACAAGGACGCCTGACGGCGACGCCGTGACGGCTGGCGGAGGTGAACGGTCATGA
- a CDS encoding CpaF family protein: MNSIKQLRHAPQSEAGMSGAEQRLRARLQMALHTDLPARVAAVTGVGGGPLSLSQRREIGRELLDEASAAHTEDELFAGHALLDSETERRVVEQLLDEMFGLGGLQPLLADQSVETIAVNRYDRVFVQYNDGSRTQAAPVAASNEELTDLIRTLAARASSEERRFDRGSPALNLQLPGGERLFAVLGLTAGGVTACTIRRHGYLTATLAQLRRRGTLDVGLERFLRALVRARKNVLITGGTGAGKTTLLRGLAAEMDPLERVVTVEDAFELGLGLDPQLHADVTALQAREPNVEGEGAIDQAELVRWGLRMSPDRVIVGEIRGAEVIPMCNAMSQGNDGSMATLHASSSKIAFTRLASYAAQGPERLPLEATALLVGSAVHFVVHLDRAADRTTRVIASIREVVDAEAGSVISNEVYRQGPDRRAVPVAGALRADTLDDLVAAGFDPDLLSRPEGWWTP; the protein is encoded by the coding sequence ATGAACTCGATAAAGCAACTGCGCCATGCACCTCAATCCGAGGCAGGGATGTCCGGCGCGGAACAGCGGCTACGCGCGCGACTCCAGATGGCGCTGCATACCGACCTGCCGGCTCGAGTTGCTGCAGTCACCGGCGTCGGTGGTGGCCCATTGAGCTTGTCGCAGCGCAGGGAGATCGGTCGTGAACTCCTCGACGAGGCGAGTGCCGCGCACACCGAGGACGAATTGTTCGCCGGGCACGCGCTGCTCGATTCCGAGACCGAGCGGAGAGTGGTCGAGCAGCTGCTGGACGAGATGTTCGGCCTCGGAGGTCTGCAGCCGTTGCTGGCCGATCAGTCGGTGGAGACGATCGCGGTCAATCGCTACGACCGGGTGTTCGTCCAGTACAACGACGGAAGCCGCACCCAGGCTGCGCCGGTGGCGGCCTCGAACGAGGAACTCACCGACCTGATTCGCACGCTCGCGGCGCGCGCCTCATCCGAGGAGCGCCGGTTCGACCGCGGCTCCCCGGCGCTGAACCTGCAACTGCCCGGCGGCGAACGGCTCTTCGCGGTGCTCGGCCTGACTGCGGGTGGGGTGACGGCGTGCACGATCCGCCGGCACGGCTACCTCACCGCCACCCTCGCCCAGCTGCGCCGCCGCGGAACCCTCGACGTCGGCCTGGAGCGCTTCCTGCGCGCGCTGGTACGAGCCCGCAAGAACGTGCTCATCACCGGCGGCACCGGCGCCGGGAAAACCACGCTCCTGCGGGGCCTGGCCGCGGAGATGGATCCCCTCGAACGCGTCGTCACCGTCGAGGACGCCTTCGAACTCGGCCTCGGGCTGGACCCGCAGCTGCACGCCGATGTCACCGCCCTGCAGGCCCGCGAACCCAACGTCGAGGGCGAGGGCGCGATCGACCAAGCCGAACTCGTGCGCTGGGGGCTGCGCATGTCCCCGGACCGCGTGATCGTCGGCGAGATCCGCGGCGCCGAAGTCATCCCGATGTGCAACGCCATGTCCCAGGGCAACGACGGCTCCATGGCCACCTTGCACGCGAGCAGTTCGAAGATCGCGTTCACCCGGCTCGCCTCCTACGCCGCGCAGGGTCCGGAACGGTTGCCGCTGGAAGCCACCGCCTTGCTGGTCGGGAGCGCGGTGCATTTCGTGGTGCACCTCGACCGTGCCGCCGATCGCACCACGCGCGTGATCGCCTCTATTCGCGAGGTGGTCGATGCCGAGGCCGGGTCGGTGATCTCCAACGAGGTCTACCGCCAAGGTCCGGACCGCCGCGCCGTCCCGGTGGCCGGGGCGTTGCGTGCGGACACCCTCGACGACCTCGTCGCCGCCGGATTCGACCCGGATCTGCTCAGTCGGCCGGAGGGGTGGTGGACGCCATGA
- a CDS encoding carbon monoxide dehydrogenase maturation protein has protein sequence MLIALCSLHGSPGVTALAVALVWQWPKADVVARLVAEVDPAGGDLAMRFGLPITPGLVSLAAASRRPQKPAVVWEHTQFLPGGARALVAPPGGTHARAVLCTLVAAQGGALVQAVSQEPGVVVLADCGRIDPGSPAEPIARRADALVVVTGSRADDLAHTAARLGDLARWTPRPGLLLVGDGYATAEVERELGVPTIGRIPHDPAAAAALTGHPPRERRRGARGLARQTAALARALAAPTPAGPLVPNTEVAVPGVPPQLVRQPDGTVAPGPQPLRAPPLPSAAAGKEWRP, from the coding sequence ATGCTGATCGCGTTGTGCTCGCTGCACGGCTCGCCCGGCGTGACGGCCCTGGCCGTGGCGCTCGTCTGGCAGTGGCCGAAGGCAGACGTCGTCGCTCGGCTGGTCGCCGAGGTCGATCCGGCCGGGGGTGATCTGGCGATGCGGTTCGGGTTGCCGATCACACCGGGCCTGGTCAGCCTCGCTGCTGCCTCGCGTCGCCCGCAGAAACCGGCGGTGGTCTGGGAACACACCCAGTTCTTGCCTGGCGGTGCGCGGGCGTTGGTGGCCCCGCCCGGCGGGACACATGCGCGTGCCGTGTTGTGCACGTTGGTCGCCGCGCAGGGCGGGGCGTTGGTGCAGGCCGTGTCGCAGGAACCGGGGGTGGTGGTGCTGGCCGATTGCGGGCGCATCGATCCCGGTTCACCGGCGGAACCGATTGCGCGCCGTGCCGACGCGCTGGTCGTGGTGACCGGTTCCCGAGCCGACGACCTCGCCCACACCGCGGCCCGGCTGGGTGACCTGGCTCGTTGGACGCCGCGTCCCGGTCTGCTGCTCGTTGGCGACGGCTATGCGACCGCCGAAGTCGAGCGTGAACTCGGCGTGCCGACGATCGGCCGCATCCCGCATGATCCGGCCGCTGCCGCCGCTCTGACCGGACACCCGCCGCGGGAACGCCGTCGCGGCGCGAGAGGTCTCGCACGGCAGACGGCCGCCCTCGCCCGTGCCCTCGCAGCACCCACTCCAGCCGGACCGCTGGTGCCCAACACAGAGGTAGCTGTGCCAGGCGTGCCGCCCCAACTGGTGCGCCAACCCGACGGCACGGTCGCGCCCGGTCCGCAGCCGTTGCGAGCGCCGCCACTGCCGTCCGCCGCCGCTGGAAAGGAATGGCGCCCATGA
- a CDS encoding flagella basal body P-ring formation protein FlgA yields the protein MQERVPMLALARPVTVGHILTSSDLRTIEVSAGSGAALVHVDQAASVVGRPMATSLGPGALLSQDAVGKPAVPAAGRAVLAVAIGPGQAPPEVAAGTVVSAVVAAGGASTVEQKYGPGTSWRATVVGVTPPGTDQTRVVSLELDSTSASQLALVPAEQVALVMQPAGGGR from the coding sequence ATGCAAGAACGGGTGCCGATGCTGGCGCTGGCGCGCCCGGTCACGGTCGGGCACATCCTGACCTCATCCGATCTGCGCACCATCGAGGTCTCCGCGGGGTCCGGCGCGGCACTGGTTCACGTCGACCAGGCGGCGAGTGTGGTGGGGCGCCCGATGGCGACCAGCCTCGGTCCCGGAGCACTGCTGAGCCAGGACGCGGTGGGCAAACCCGCGGTTCCCGCGGCTGGACGTGCGGTGCTGGCGGTGGCTATCGGGCCCGGACAAGCTCCGCCCGAGGTAGCTGCCGGAACGGTGGTGAGTGCCGTGGTCGCCGCGGGTGGCGCATCGACCGTGGAGCAGAAGTACGGTCCTGGCACCTCCTGGCGTGCGACCGTCGTCGGCGTCACACCTCCCGGTACTGACCAGACCAGGGTGGTTTCCCTGGAACTGGACTCGACAAGCGCCTCGCAACTCGCCCTGGTGCCAGCGGAGCAGGTGGCGCTGGTGATGCAGCCGGCGGGCGGTGGGCGCTGA
- a CDS encoding prepilin peptidase — MVLLLGLAAVVGAGMSAVTRRLLTDPSTGWWSSPGTGAAGTAGLITAPALNLGWDYELVVFLVAALFSVPLVVLDLLEHRLPSALIRPLACLTAALLAIAAWERADGTSALRAMMAAVVVTLLLLLLAVATGGVGAGDVKLGGVIGLLSGWFSWPSVALTMFAATASAAVLLGLRAAICRSPSVSSVAFGPFLVGGLFGSLLWP, encoded by the coding sequence ATGGTTTTGCTTCTCGGCCTTGCGGCGGTAGTGGGCGCGGGTATGTCCGCTGTGACACGCAGGCTGCTGACCGATCCGTCCACCGGATGGTGGAGTTCGCCCGGGACGGGCGCCGCGGGGACCGCTGGGCTCATCACCGCGCCGGCGCTGAACCTGGGATGGGATTACGAACTTGTCGTCTTCCTTGTGGCAGCACTGTTCTCGGTGCCGTTGGTAGTGCTCGATTTGCTCGAGCACCGGTTACCATCGGCCTTGATCCGGCCGCTGGCCTGCCTGACGGCCGCGCTCTTGGCGATCGCCGCCTGGGAACGTGCGGATGGTACGAGCGCGCTGCGCGCGATGATGGCCGCGGTGGTGGTGACGTTGCTGTTGCTGTTGCTGGCGGTGGCTACCGGCGGGGTCGGCGCGGGCGACGTAAAGCTCGGCGGCGTGATCGGTCTGCTGTCAGGGTGGTTCAGTTGGCCGTCGGTCGCGCTGACGATGTTCGCCGCTACCGCCAGCGCAGCGGTCCTGCTTGGCCTCCGCGCGGCGATCTGCCGGAGCCCGTCTGTTTCGTCCGTGGCCTTTGGGCCGTTTCTCGTCGGTGGCCTGTTCGGATCGTTGCTCTGGCCTTGA
- a CDS encoding DUF6355 family natural product biosynthesis protein — MSERCGYLGGGRYNHCDGGTRSTVMLDVEDLWGGITHVCVRPGITDLQPYVTYRISGAWWNGGVGCTPGRH, encoded by the coding sequence GTGAGCGAGAGATGCGGTTATCTCGGTGGTGGCCGCTACAACCACTGCGATGGTGGCACGAGATCCACCGTGATGCTCGACGTCGAAGACCTGTGGGGCGGCATCACCCACGTCTGCGTGCGCCCCGGCATCACCGACCTGCAGCCCTACGTCACCTATCGGATCTCGGGAGCCTGGTGGAACGGCGGCGTGGGCTGTACGCCCGGCCGTCATTGA